One region of Deinococcus budaensis genomic DNA includes:
- a CDS encoding S1C family serine protease: MNKNLSLLALTGTLALGAFAGFELSERSSAQVVGSPSAAQITAPASSVSSSNASRARTESEANTVQVVKARQDGLVYISVTEGAGGSPEAQLRQRLQDQFGFAVPEGGEGEQGTGSGFFVNAQGDILTNNHVVEGASEITVRLHGSPRTYTAKVVGRAPDFDLALLRAEGLPRGAVKPIPLGDASKLEVGLKAIALGAPFGLDFSVSEGIISSLERTVPVGAKGVEQRVIQTDAAINPGNSGGPLLDSAGQVIGVNTQILTGGIGQSAGVGFAIPVSTVQRLLPQLQQGGEVRTPTLGLQFTDLSQLPAAERERLKLPASGALIQQVYPGSPAAQAGLRGSAQTQGGSQETSSGGDIITAVDGQPLAQGSDLPRAVIGKRIGDTLRLTVQRDGQAREVAVQLRAFSLPQAQQ, from the coding sequence ATGAACAAGAATCTCTCCCTGCTGGCCCTGACCGGAACGCTCGCGCTCGGCGCTTTCGCAGGCTTTGAACTTTCCGAGCGGTCGAGCGCGCAGGTGGTTGGCTCGCCGTCCGCTGCTCAGATCACGGCGCCTGCGAGCAGTGTCAGCTCCAGCAACGCCAGCCGCGCCCGCACCGAATCCGAGGCGAACACCGTCCAGGTCGTCAAGGCGCGGCAGGACGGCCTGGTCTACATCAGCGTGACCGAGGGTGCCGGGGGCAGCCCCGAGGCGCAGTTGCGCCAGCGCCTTCAGGACCAGTTCGGCTTCGCGGTGCCGGAAGGCGGCGAGGGGGAGCAGGGCACCGGCAGCGGCTTTTTCGTGAATGCGCAGGGTGACATCCTGACCAACAACCACGTCGTGGAGGGCGCCAGCGAGATCACGGTCCGGTTGCACGGCAGTCCGCGCACCTACACGGCGAAGGTGGTGGGCCGCGCACCCGACTTCGACCTCGCGCTGCTGCGTGCCGAGGGGCTGCCCCGGGGAGCCGTCAAGCCGATCCCGCTGGGAGACGCTTCGAAGCTCGAGGTAGGCCTCAAGGCCATCGCGCTGGGCGCGCCCTTCGGCCTGGATTTCAGCGTCTCGGAGGGGATCATCTCCAGCCTGGAGCGCACCGTGCCCGTCGGGGCCAAGGGCGTCGAGCAGCGCGTGATCCAGACCGACGCGGCGATCAATCCCGGCAACTCGGGCGGCCCGCTGCTGGACAGCGCCGGGCAGGTCATCGGCGTCAACACCCAGATCCTGACCGGCGGCATCGGCCAGAGCGCGGGGGTCGGCTTCGCCATTCCGGTGAGCACCGTGCAGCGCCTGCTGCCCCAGTTGCAGCAGGGCGGCGAGGTCCGCACGCCTACCCTGGGCCTCCAGTTCACCGACCTGAGCCAGCTGCCCGCCGCCGAGCGCGAGCGGCTGAAGCTTCCGGCCAGCGGCGCCCTGATCCAGCAGGTCTACCCCGGCAGCCCCGCCGCGCAGGCCGGGCTGAGAGGAAGCGCGCAGACGCAGGGCGGTTCCCAGGAGACCAGCTCGGGCGGCGACATCATCACCGCCGTGGACGGGCAGCCGCTGGCCCAGGGCAGCGACCTGCCCCGCGCCGTGATCGGCAAGCGCATCGGCGACACCCTGCGCCTGACCGTGCAGCGGGACGGCCAGGCGCGCGAGGTGGCGGTGCAGCTCCGGGCCTTCAGCCTGCCGCAAGCACAGCAGTGA
- the yjjX gene encoding inosine/xanthosine triphosphatase, translated as MSAGPAGRPLVRVGSLNPAKVTPVRDVFAAYWPETAVEGVAVPSGVPDQPLGEVQTREGAVNRARGALAHAPGTDAWGVGLEGGVRLEGTEGRLFGVVAVAHARAGQVVVEVSRTADLRLPARVAARVQEGEELGPVMDEWLGLRDIKRGVGSVGVLTAGLLTRADVWRQAVVLAMTPLREASLYSEP; from the coding sequence GTGAGTGCAGGTCCGGCGGGCCGCCCCCTGGTGCGGGTCGGCAGCCTGAACCCCGCCAAGGTGACGCCCGTGCGCGACGTGTTCGCCGCCTACTGGCCGGAGACGGCCGTCGAGGGCGTGGCGGTGCCCAGCGGCGTGCCCGACCAGCCCCTCGGAGAAGTGCAGACGCGCGAGGGGGCGGTGAACCGGGCGCGGGGAGCGCTGGCCCACGCCCCGGGGACGGATGCCTGGGGCGTGGGCCTGGAAGGCGGCGTGCGGCTGGAGGGGACAGAGGGGCGGCTGTTCGGGGTGGTCGCGGTCGCGCACGCCCGGGCGGGTCAGGTCGTGGTCGAGGTCTCGCGGACGGCGGACCTGCGGCTGCCCGCGCGGGTCGCCGCGCGCGTCCAGGAGGGCGAGGAACTCGGCCCGGTGATGGACGAGTGGCTGGGCCTGCGTGACATCAAGCGCGGCGTGGGCAGCGTCGGCGTGCTGACCGCGGGCCTGCTCACCCGCGCCGACGTCTGGCGGCAGGCGGTGGTGCTGGCCATGACGCCGCTGCGCGAGGCCAGCCTGTACTCTGAGCCATGA
- a CDS encoding S1 RNA-binding domain-containing protein: MVQLDPGAVVEGRVTRVTDFGAFIQFENGETGLVHISQIAHSFVRNIHDHVREGENVEVKVLGRDERGRLDLSIKELLEEPEEVPRPRAIGRQSPQFEAKLRSFMRDAKERTSGGGGKKGPAPAKRKK; the protein is encoded by the coding sequence TTGGTGCAGCTTGATCCCGGCGCGGTCGTAGAGGGCCGCGTCACGCGCGTGACCGATTTCGGCGCGTTTATCCAGTTCGAGAACGGCGAGACTGGTCTCGTCCACATCTCGCAGATCGCGCACTCCTTTGTGCGGAACATCCACGACCACGTCCGCGAAGGCGAGAACGTGGAGGTCAAGGTCCTGGGCCGCGACGAGCGGGGCCGCCTCGACCTCTCCATCAAGGAGCTGCTGGAGGAACCCGAGGAGGTGCCGCGCCCGCGCGCCATCGGCCGCCAGAGTCCGCAGTTCGAGGCCAAGCTGCGTTCTTTCATGCGCGACGCCAAGGAACGCACCTCGGGCGGCGGCGGCAAGAAAGGCCCCGCCCCGGCCAAGCGCAAGAAGTAA
- a CDS encoding GNAT family N-acetyltransferase has translation MTADPQVIHNPEQQRYELRQGEQVLGFAEYRPAGPALLFSHTEIEEGHEGQGLGSRLVQGALDDVRAQGRSVVPMCPFVAAFMREHREYAELVQPGQRAMFGL, from the coding sequence ATGACCGCAGACCCGCAGGTGATCCACAACCCGGAGCAGCAGCGCTACGAACTCCGGCAGGGCGAGCAGGTGCTGGGCTTTGCTGAGTACCGCCCGGCGGGGCCTGCCCTGCTGTTCAGCCACACCGAGATCGAGGAGGGCCACGAGGGCCAGGGCCTCGGCTCGCGGCTGGTGCAGGGCGCCCTCGACGACGTGCGCGCCCAGGGCCGCTCGGTCGTGCCCATGTGTCCCTTCGTCGCCGCCTTCATGCGCGAGCACCGCGAGTACGCCGAGCTGGTGCAGCCCGGGCAGCGGGCCATGTTCGGCCTATAA
- the argC gene encoding N-acetyl-gamma-glutamyl-phosphate reductase — MTGQERLSVAIVGGSGYAGGEFLRLALGHPHLKVTQVTSERSAGQPVSLVHPNLRGRTTLKFRKAAELEEADILVLALPHGNAAKRLGEFEGKARVIVDLSADFRLRDPEVYRATYGEEHPAPAELGQWVYGNPELRRDELRSATRIACAGCFATSITLALYPLLKLGVLLPRDIIATGLIGSSASGASASEASHHPERAGSLRVYKPVGHRHTAEVQQELPGRFPLHLTAISTPRVRGILTTLQAWIPDGYSDRDVWSAYREVYAAEPFIRIVKVARGVHRYPDPMLLDGTNYCDLGFEMDMDSGRVVLMSALDNLVKGTAGHALQCLNLAHGWEETAGLEFAGLHPA; from the coding sequence ATGACTGGTCAAGAACGGCTTTCGGTGGCGATCGTGGGCGGCTCGGGGTATGCGGGCGGCGAGTTTCTGCGGCTGGCGCTGGGCCACCCGCATCTCAAGGTCACGCAGGTCACGAGCGAGCGCAGCGCGGGGCAGCCGGTGTCGCTGGTGCATCCCAACCTGCGCGGGCGCACGACTCTCAAGTTCCGGAAAGCCGCCGAGCTGGAGGAGGCCGACATCCTGGTGCTGGCGCTGCCGCATGGGAACGCCGCCAAACGGCTGGGCGAATTCGAGGGCAAGGCTCGGGTGATCGTAGACCTGTCGGCCGACTTCCGGTTGAGGGACCCGGAGGTCTACCGGGCCACCTACGGCGAGGAGCACCCGGCGCCCGCCGAGCTGGGCCAGTGGGTCTACGGCAATCCCGAGTTGCGCCGCGACGAGTTGCGCTCGGCCACCCGGATCGCCTGTGCGGGCTGCTTTGCCACCAGCATCACGCTGGCGCTGTATCCGCTGCTCAAGCTGGGCGTGCTGCTGCCCAGGGACATCATCGCCACCGGGCTGATCGGGTCGAGCGCGTCGGGAGCGAGCGCGTCGGAGGCCAGCCACCACCCCGAGCGGGCGGGGAGCCTGCGCGTCTACAAGCCGGTCGGGCACCGCCACACCGCCGAGGTGCAGCAGGAGTTGCCGGGCCGCTTTCCGCTGCACCTGACCGCGATCAGCACGCCGCGCGTGCGGGGCATCCTGACCACCCTCCAGGCCTGGATTCCCGACGGCTACAGCGACCGCGACGTGTGGAGCGCCTACCGCGAGGTGTACGCGGCAGAACCCTTCATCCGCATCGTGAAGGTCGCGCGGGGCGTCCACCGCTACCCCGACCCCATGCTGCTCGACGGCACCAACTACTGCGACCTGGGCTTCGAGATGGATATGGACTCGGGCCGGGTCGTGCTGATGAGCGCCCTGGACAATCTGGTAAAGGGGACGGCGGGGCACGCCCTCCAGTGCCTCAACCTCGCGCACGGGTGGGAGGAGACGGCGGGGCTGGAGTTCGCGGGGCTGCATCCGGCCTGA
- a CDS encoding FAD-binding dehydrogenase, with product MQTPDADVIVVGAGLAGLVAAAEIADAGKRVLLLDQEGEQNLGGQAYWSFGGLFLVDSPEQRRLGIRDSFELAWSDWDSTAGFDRPEDHWPRRWARAYVEFAAGEKRAWLTGLGLRFFPAVGWAERGGQGAGGPGNSVPRFHITWGTGPGVLEPFARRVREHAAAGRLALRFRHRVRGLHLRGGVVHGVHGDVLEASDVGRGEASSRVVMGDFSLHAGAVVVTSGGIGGNLDLVRQNWPTGRLGPPPAFMVAGVPGHVDGELQGRVRDAGASLIHPDRMWHYTEGLRNWNPVWKGHGIRVLPGPSSLWLDPDGRRLPHPHYPGFDTLGTLTHITRQGHPYTWFLLNRQIIKKEFALSGSEQNPDLTGRDLRLTLRRATGRVQAPVQAFLDHGEDFVVRRTLPELVAGMNALVGNGRLDLATVEREVRLRDAQTANRAGKDTQLALVRGARALPGERLIRVAPPAPLLDPAHGPLIAVRMNVLTRKTLGGLETDLQGRVLRPGGEPIPGLYAAGEVAGFGGGGMHGYRALEGTFLGGCLFSGRVAGRASAAAL from the coding sequence GTGCAGACTCCCGATGCGGACGTGATCGTGGTGGGCGCCGGGCTGGCGGGGCTGGTGGCCGCCGCCGAGATCGCGGACGCCGGAAAGCGCGTGCTGCTGCTCGACCAGGAAGGCGAGCAGAATCTGGGCGGACAGGCCTACTGGTCGTTCGGCGGCCTCTTTCTGGTGGACTCGCCCGAGCAGCGCAGGCTGGGCATCCGCGACTCCTTTGAGCTGGCCTGGAGCGACTGGGACAGCACGGCGGGGTTCGACCGCCCCGAAGACCACTGGCCCCGGCGCTGGGCACGGGCCTACGTCGAGTTCGCGGCGGGCGAGAAGCGCGCCTGGTTGACCGGGCTGGGCCTGCGCTTCTTTCCCGCCGTGGGGTGGGCCGAGCGCGGCGGGCAGGGGGCGGGCGGGCCGGGCAACAGCGTGCCCCGGTTTCACATCACCTGGGGCACCGGGCCGGGGGTGCTCGAACCCTTTGCGCGGCGGGTCCGCGAGCACGCGGCGGCAGGGCGCCTCGCTTTGCGCTTTCGCCACCGCGTCCGGGGCCTGCACCTGAGGGGCGGCGTGGTTCACGGGGTGCACGGCGACGTGCTGGAAGCGTCGGACGTGGGGCGCGGCGAGGCGAGTTCGCGGGTGGTCATGGGCGACTTCAGCCTTCACGCGGGCGCGGTGGTCGTCACCTCGGGCGGGATCGGCGGCAACCTCGATCTGGTGCGGCAAAACTGGCCGACTGGGCGCCTGGGACCGCCGCCCGCCTTCATGGTCGCGGGGGTGCCGGGGCACGTGGACGGCGAGTTGCAGGGGCGGGTGCGGGATGCCGGGGCCAGCCTGATTCACCCCGACCGGATGTGGCACTACACCGAGGGGCTGCGCAACTGGAACCCGGTCTGGAAGGGCCACGGCATCCGGGTGCTGCCGGGGCCGAGCAGCCTGTGGCTGGACCCGGACGGGCGGCGGCTGCCGCATCCCCACTATCCGGGCTTCGACACCCTGGGCACCCTGACGCACATCACCCGGCAGGGCCATCCCTACACCTGGTTTTTGCTCAACCGCCAGATCATCAAAAAGGAATTCGCGCTCTCGGGCAGCGAGCAAAACCCCGACCTGACCGGGCGCGACCTGCGGCTCACCCTGCGCCGCGCGACGGGGAGGGTGCAGGCCCCAGTCCAGGCGTTCCTCGATCACGGGGAGGATTTCGTGGTGCGCCGGACCCTGCCCGAACTGGTGGCGGGCATGAACGCCCTGGTCGGGAACGGGCGCCTCGACCTCGCCACCGTCGAGCGCGAGGTGCGGCTGCGCGACGCCCAGACCGCCAACCGGGCCGGAAAGGACACCCAGCTCGCCCTGGTGCGCGGCGCCCGTGCCCTGCCCGGCGAGCGGCTGATCCGGGTGGCCCCGCCCGCGCCCCTCCTCGACCCGGCGCACGGCCCCCTGATCGCCGTCCGCATGAATGTCCTGACCCGCAAGACGCTGGGCGGGCTGGAAACCGACCTCCAGGGCCGGGTGCTGCGGCCGGGCGGCGAACCGATTCCCGGCCTGTACGCGGCGGGCGAGGTCGCGGGTTTCGGCGGCGGCGGCATGCACGGCTACCGCGCGCTGGAGGGCACCTTCCTGGGCGGCTGCCTCTTCAGCGGGCGGGTGGCGGGGCGGGCCAGCGCGGCGGCGCTGTAA
- a CDS encoding response regulator, giving the protein MTTPLSHYPPGTTPIEILLVEDSEPDVILTQEAFAAAGVFNRLHVTRDGVEALAFLHHEDGYADVPRPDVILLDINMPRKNGLEVLAEIKRDPLLMTIPVIILTTSQADEDILRSYQAHAASYVVKPIEFGQFYQVIQALGRYMLSIVRVPPPH; this is encoded by the coding sequence ATGACCACCCCGCTTTCCCACTACCCGCCGGGCACCACCCCCATCGAGATTCTGCTGGTCGAGGACAGCGAGCCGGACGTGATCCTGACCCAGGAGGCGTTTGCGGCGGCGGGCGTCTTCAACCGGCTGCACGTCACCCGCGACGGGGTCGAGGCGCTGGCGTTCCTCCACCACGAGGACGGCTACGCGGACGTGCCCCGCCCCGACGTGATCCTGCTCGACATCAACATGCCCCGCAAGAACGGCCTGGAAGTCCTGGCCGAGATCAAGCGCGACCCCCTGCTGATGACGATTCCGGTCATCATCCTGACCACCAGCCAGGCCGACGAGGACATCCTGCGCTCGTATCAGGCCCACGCGGCGAGCTACGTGGTCAAGCCCATCGAATTCGGGCAGTTCTACCAGGTCATCCAGGCGCTGGGCCGCTACATGCTCAGCATCGTGCGGGTGCCGCCGCCCCACTAG
- a CDS encoding NUDIX hydrolase, protein MADYERWPLWMSLENVDPLTLMLAPELTARLLSWAEAFDSSLDMENAPAPLPMQAAFLRDGEDERHSFEREGHTLWRLLQAARPDLHVTYHSTLLGRELNPDEDELLDLLDDAGKVRGVLWRSASEGVRHKRGVTAFLRNSRGEVFFPRRAAHKTRWPGALDFSVGGLVLAGETFEEGFRRETREELNLDPPDHPGRLLGEFSPWGTGLRCFTRVYEIRSDATPAFNPLDFSEGVWLAPGRVFALADAGEAVNGDLLEVLRLTYGKSQ, encoded by the coding sequence ATGGCGGATTACGAGCGCTGGCCGCTGTGGATGTCCCTGGAGAACGTGGATCCGCTGACGCTCATGCTCGCGCCGGAGCTGACGGCACGCCTGCTGAGCTGGGCTGAGGCATTCGACTCGTCCCTGGACATGGAAAACGCCCCCGCCCCCCTCCCCATGCAGGCTGCCTTCCTGCGGGACGGCGAGGACGAGCGGCATTCTTTCGAGCGCGAGGGCCACACCCTCTGGCGCCTGCTGCAAGCGGCGCGGCCCGACCTGCACGTCACCTATCACAGCACGCTGCTGGGGCGCGAGCTGAATCCCGACGAGGACGAGCTGCTGGACCTGCTGGACGACGCGGGCAAGGTGCGCGGCGTGCTGTGGCGCTCGGCGTCGGAGGGGGTGCGGCACAAGCGGGGGGTCACGGCGTTTCTCCGCAACAGCCGGGGCGAGGTGTTCTTTCCCCGCCGCGCGGCCCACAAGACCCGCTGGCCGGGGGCGCTGGACTTCAGCGTGGGCGGGCTGGTGCTGGCGGGGGAAACCTTCGAGGAGGGCTTTCGGCGCGAGACGCGGGAGGAACTGAACCTCGACCCCCCGGACCACCCCGGGCGCCTGCTAGGCGAATTCTCGCCCTGGGGCACCGGGCTGCGATGCTTTACCCGCGTCTACGAGATTCGGTCGGACGCGACTCCCGCCTTCAACCCGCTGGATTTCAGCGAGGGCGTCTGGCTCGCGCCGGGGCGGGTCTTTGCCCTGGCCGACGCGGGCGAGGCGGTCAACGGCGACCTGTTGGAAGTACTGCGCCTGACATACGGCAAGTCACAGTGA
- a CDS encoding DinB family protein — MNILQSALGGGVTFVAPEGLLDGLGLETAARPVPGVPYTLAQLLAHVAVTQRASLDLASGRTETWPGGLNVWPEVTGAADFGRVLTELRLGLAEARALAERPSERARDVLTDLAAHSAYHWGQVALLRRMLEGRSP, encoded by the coding sequence ATGAACATCCTGCAATCGGCGCTGGGCGGAGGCGTGACCTTCGTGGCCCCGGAGGGCCTGCTGGACGGGCTGGGGCTGGAGACGGCGGCGCGGCCCGTGCCGGGCGTGCCCTACACGCTCGCGCAACTGCTGGCCCACGTCGCGGTGACGCAGCGCGCCAGCCTCGACCTCGCCTCGGGGCGGACGGAGACGTGGCCTGGGGGCCTGAACGTGTGGCCGGAGGTGACGGGCGCCGCCGACTTCGGGCGGGTCCTCACCGAGCTGCGGCTGGGGCTGGCCGAGGCCCGCGCGCTGGCCGAGCGGCCCTCCGAGCGGGCGCGGGATGTGCTCACCGACCTCGCGGCGCACAGCGCCTACCACTGGGGCCAGGTCGCCCTCCTGCGGCGGATGCTGGAGGGGAGGTCGCCGTGA
- a CDS encoding septum site-determining protein MinC, with amino-acid sequence MKLRGTLGGMNLLLEPGDTAASVSQALAPRAELLGAHVTLEVQGDTDPGALESALAAVRAAGGTPGRVRAPRVTVTGPAPDPEEGSARTVILPHGVRAGFRGEYRGSVVILGDVNPGAEIVAGGDVIVMGALRGVVHAGYGGHAEAIVWARPIASAQIRIGDAVARAPEGSGLGNMKRLEGNEGAELARLQDGVIVIEGHR; translated from the coding sequence ATGAAGCTTCGCGGCACGCTCGGCGGCATGAACCTCCTTCTTGAACCCGGCGACACCGCCGCAAGCGTCTCGCAGGCGCTCGCTCCCCGCGCGGAACTGCTGGGCGCCCACGTCACGCTGGAGGTGCAGGGCGACACCGATCCCGGCGCGCTGGAATCGGCGCTGGCCGCCGTGCGCGCCGCCGGGGGCACGCCGGGCCGCGTGCGGGCGCCGCGCGTGACCGTGACCGGGCCGGCGCCGGACCCCGAGGAGGGCAGCGCCCGCACCGTGATCCTGCCCCACGGCGTCCGCGCGGGCTTCCGGGGCGAGTACCGCGGCAGCGTGGTCATCCTGGGGGACGTGAACCCGGGCGCCGAGATCGTGGCCGGAGGCGACGTGATCGTGATGGGCGCGCTGCGCGGCGTGGTCCACGCGGGGTACGGCGGCCACGCCGAGGCCATCGTCTGGGCGCGGCCCATCGCCAGCGCCCAGATCCGCATCGGGGACGCCGTCGCCCGCGCGCCCGAGGGAAGCGGCCTGGGCAACATGAAGCGTTTGGAGGGCAACGAGGGTGCCGAACTCGCCCGCCTGCAAGACGGGGTGATCGTGATCGAGGGGCACCGCTAG
- the purB gene encoding adenylosuccinate lyase yields the protein MIDRYLTPEMKALWSEASKYRAWLRVELAAMEAQANHGEVPPEAFAALRERAAADPLDNAFAGRVAEIEAVTRHDIVAFTRALTERYGDEARFIHHGLTSTDVVDTAQNLLLDEALGLIEADVRALREVCRAQAVTHKHTPTVGRTHGIHAEPMTFGLKFLNWLATLDRDLERLRAARQRVRVVMLSGSVGTYAHVSPQIEEEVAAAWGWQAAPVTNQTLARDRHAEVLAALAILGTTLEKIAVEIRHLQRSEVREAMEPFGKGQTGSSSMPHKKNPILTENVTGFARLLRGYLATGLENVALWHERDISHSSAERVILPDAAAAASYATRRLTGVLEGLVVFPERMLRNLSDLGGLVFSQRVLHALIDEKGMSREAAYDLVQRHALRSWETGEGLRELLSADAENPLDERELEAAFDLGWYLRHVDDIYARFGL from the coding sequence GTGATCGACCGTTACCTGACCCCCGAGATGAAGGCGCTGTGGAGCGAGGCGAGCAAATACCGCGCGTGGCTGCGGGTGGAACTCGCGGCGATGGAGGCGCAGGCCAACCACGGTGAGGTGCCGCCGGAAGCCTTTGCCGCGCTGCGGGAGCGCGCCGCCGCCGATCCCCTCGACAACGCCTTCGCGGGGCGGGTGGCCGAGATCGAGGCGGTGACCCGGCACGACATCGTGGCCTTTACCCGGGCGCTGACCGAGCGCTACGGCGACGAGGCGCGCTTCATCCACCACGGGCTGACGAGCACCGACGTGGTGGACACCGCCCAGAACCTGCTGCTGGACGAGGCCCTGGGGCTGATCGAGGCGGACGTGCGGGCGCTGCGCGAGGTCTGCCGGGCGCAGGCGGTGACCCACAAGCACACGCCCACGGTGGGCCGCACCCACGGCATCCACGCCGAGCCGATGACCTTCGGGCTGAAGTTCCTGAACTGGCTGGCGACCCTGGACCGCGACCTGGAGCGGCTTCGCGCGGCCCGGCAGCGGGTGCGGGTGGTCATGCTCTCGGGGTCGGTGGGCACCTACGCACACGTTTCCCCGCAGATCGAGGAGGAGGTGGCCGCCGCCTGGGGCTGGCAGGCCGCGCCCGTCACCAACCAGACCCTCGCGCGCGACCGCCACGCCGAGGTGCTGGCCGCCCTCGCCATCCTGGGGACCACGCTGGAGAAGATCGCGGTGGAAATTCGCCACCTTCAGCGCAGCGAAGTCCGCGAGGCGATGGAGCCGTTCGGGAAGGGGCAGACGGGCAGCAGTTCGATGCCGCACAAGAAAAACCCGATCCTGACCGAGAACGTGACGGGCTTCGCGCGGCTGCTGCGCGGCTACCTCGCCACTGGCCTGGAGAACGTGGCGCTGTGGCACGAGCGCGACATCAGCCACTCCAGCGCCGAGCGGGTGATTCTGCCGGACGCGGCCGCCGCCGCGAGCTACGCGACCCGGCGCCTGACCGGGGTGCTGGAGGGGCTGGTGGTCTTCCCGGAGCGGATGTTGCGCAACCTGAGCGACCTCGGCGGACTGGTCTTTTCCCAGCGGGTGCTGCACGCGCTGATCGACGAGAAGGGGATGAGCCGGGAGGCCGCCTATGACCTCGTGCAGCGCCATGCCCTGCGAAGCTGGGAGACGGGCGAGGGCCTGCGCGAGCTGCTCAGCGCCGACGCCGAGAACCCGCTGGATGAGCGGGAACTGGAGGCCGCCTTCGACCTGGGGTGGTACCTGCGGCACGTGGACGACATCTACGCGCGCTTCGGGCTGTGA
- a CDS encoding [LysW]-aminoadipate kinase: MIVVKVGGSAGIDYGAVCADLAALWEEGRRFVLVHGGSGETNRVAEALGHPPRFVTSPSGYTSRFTDRETLEIFEMVYCGKVNKGLVERFQRLGVNAVGLSGLDGRIFEGRHKDSVRAVENGKVKVLRGDHTGTVERVNVGLVTLLLDAGYLPVLNPPAVSYGGVAINVDGDRAAAALAAALGAEALLLLSNVPGLLRAFPDEASLIRQIPADDVEGYLEFAQDRMKKKVLGAAEAVRGGVGRVVLGDARAERPVSAALAGAGTVVS, from the coding sequence ATGATCGTGGTCAAGGTGGGCGGCAGTGCGGGGATCGACTACGGGGCTGTGTGCGCCGACCTCGCCGCGCTGTGGGAGGAGGGGCGACGTTTCGTGCTGGTCCACGGCGGAAGCGGCGAGACGAACCGGGTGGCCGAGGCGCTGGGGCACCCGCCCCGGTTCGTGACGAGTCCCAGCGGCTACACCTCGCGCTTTACCGACCGCGAGACGCTGGAAATCTTCGAGATGGTGTACTGCGGCAAGGTCAACAAGGGGCTGGTCGAGCGGTTTCAGCGCCTGGGGGTCAACGCGGTCGGGCTGTCGGGGCTGGACGGGCGGATCTTCGAGGGCCGCCACAAGGACAGCGTGCGCGCGGTCGAGAACGGCAAGGTCAAGGTCCTGCGCGGCGACCACACCGGCACCGTCGAGCGGGTGAACGTGGGGTTGGTGACGCTGCTGCTGGACGCCGGCTACCTCCCGGTCCTGAATCCCCCCGCCGTGAGCTACGGGGGCGTGGCGATCAACGTGGACGGCGACCGCGCCGCCGCCGCCCTGGCCGCCGCGCTGGGGGCCGAGGCGCTGCTGCTGCTTTCCAACGTGCCCGGCCTGCTGCGTGCGTTTCCCGACGAGGCCAGCCTGATCCGCCAGATTCCGGCGGATGACGTGGAGGGTTATCTGGAGTTCGCCCAGGACCGCATGAAAAAGAAGGTGCTGGGCGCCGCCGAGGCGGTGCGCGGCGGGGTCGGGCGGGTGGTGTTGGGGGACGCCCGCGCGGAAAGGCCGGTCAGCGCCGCGCTGGCGGGCGCGGGCACGGTGGTGAGCTGA